One genomic window of uncultured Campylobacter sp. includes the following:
- the rplK gene encoding 50S ribosomal protein L11, which yields MAKKVVGEIKLHIAAAKANPSPPVGPALGQQGVNIMEFCKAFNERTKDMAGFRVPVVITVYADKSFTFITKQPPATDLIKKAAGIEKGSDNPLKNKVAKLTKAQVLEIVEKKIADLNTKDREQAAKIIAGSARSIGITVVD from the coding sequence ATGGCTAAAAAGGTTGTAGGCGAAATTAAATTACATATTGCTGCTGCAAAAGCAAATCCGAGTCCTCCGGTAGGTCCGGCTCTTGGTCAGCAGGGTGTGAATATTATGGAATTTTGCAAAGCTTTTAATGAAAGAACTAAGGATATGGCCGGATTTAGAGTACCGGTCGTTATTACAGTATATGCAGACAAAAGTTTTACTTTTATCACAAAACAGCCACCTGCAACGGATCTTATCAAAAAAGCTGCAGGCATAGAAAAAGGTTCGGATAATCCGTTAAAAAATAAAGTGGCTAAGCTTACAAAAGCCCAGGTGCTCGAAATTGTTGAGAAAAAAATTGCCGATTTAAATACTAAAGATAGGGAGCAAGCAGCTAAAATTATTGCTGGTTCAGCTCGTTCAATAGGTATTACGGTAGTAGATTAA
- the rplA gene encoding 50S ribosomal protein L1, whose amino-acid sequence MSKKNTKRFSKLLEKVDATKNYSLAEAIDTIKQLKSAKFDETVEIALKLNVDPRHADQMVRGSVVLPAGTGKTVRVAVIAKDAKADEAKAAGADIVGSDELVEDIQKGIMNFDVLIATPNLMGLVGKVGRILGPKGLMPNPKTGTVTMDVAQAVNNAKSGQVNFRVDKQGNIHAGLGKVSFSKEQLNDNISTLIKAVNRQKPAAAKGRYIKSAALSLTMSPSVLLETQELMDLR is encoded by the coding sequence ATGTCAAAAAAAAATACAAAAAGATTTAGTAAGCTGCTTGAAAAAGTTGATGCTACTAAAAATTATTCTTTAGCTGAGGCTATTGATACTATAAAACAATTAAAAAGCGCAAAATTTGACGAAACCGTTGAAATTGCTTTGAAACTTAATGTTGACCCAAGACACGCAGATCAAATGGTTAGAGGCTCGGTTGTACTTCCTGCAGGAACCGGCAAAACTGTTCGCGTAGCTGTTATAGCAAAAGATGCAAAAGCTGACGAAGCAAAAGCTGCCGGCGCCGATATAGTCGGTAGCGATGAACTTGTCGAAGATATCCAAAAAGGAATTATGAATTTTGATGTTCTTATTGCTACTCCAAATTTAATGGGACTAGTCGGTAAAGTAGGACGAATTTTGGGACCAAAAGGTCTTATGCCAAATCCAAAAACAGGCACTGTTACTATGGATGTAGCTCAAGCGGTCAATAACGCAAAAAGCGGTCAAGTTAATTTCCGTGTAGATAAGCAAGGAAATATACATGCCGGTCTCGGTAAAGTTAGCTTTTCAAAAGAGCAACTAAACGATAACATTTCAACCCTTATTAAAGCGGTAAATAGACAAAAACCTGCAGCAGCAAAAGGTAGATACATTAAGAGTGCTGCTTTATCGTTAACTATGAGCCCTTCTGTTCTACTCGAGACTCAAGAGCTTATGGATCTACGCTAA
- the rplJ gene encoding 50S ribosomal protein L10: MTRNEKSEIISKLEAEFKENEAIIVCDYRGLSTKKLEALRDAARVLNVKVQIVKNTLANIALNNIGKSGMVLKDTNIFIWGDQLSATKVAAKFEETNSELFKIKTAHIDGEVASVEKVKALSKMPSRDELLAMLLQVWNAPIQNFTIGLNALKEKKEKSA, translated from the coding sequence ATGACGAGAAATGAAAAATCTGAAATAATCAGTAAACTTGAAGCTGAATTTAAAGAAAATGAAGCGATTATAGTTTGCGATTATCGCGGTCTTAGCACTAAAAAGCTAGAGGCCTTGAGAGATGCGGCTAGGGTTTTAAACGTAAAAGTTCAAATCGTAAAGAATACTCTTGCAAATATTGCTCTTAATAATATCGGAAAATCCGGTATGGTTTTGAAAGATACTAATATCTTTATCTGGGGCGATCAGCTTTCAGCTACTAAAGTTGCGGCTAAATTTGAAGAAACAAATAGCGAACTATTCAAAATTAAGACCGCTCATATTGATGGCGAAGTTGCAAGCGTCGAGAAAGTCAAGGCTCTATCTAAGATGCCTAGCCGTGATGAGTTGCTTGCGATGCTTTTGCAAGTTTGGAATGCGCCTATCCAAAATTTCACTATTGGACTAAATGCGCTTAAAGAGAAAAAAGAAAAATCAGCATAA